The following coding sequences lie in one Terriglobia bacterium genomic window:
- a CDS encoding type II toxin-antitoxin system VapC family toxin translates to MKLLLDTHIWIWSLADPVRLKARVLKALENPANEKWISPISIWELMVLVGKGRIRLNADVEEWIAQALQTAPVREAPLTTEVVLATRNIHLPHRDPADGFLAATAKVFGLTLVTADARLLATKGISFLPNR, encoded by the coding sequence TTGAAGCTTCTCCTGGACACGCATATCTGGATTTGGAGCCTCGCTGATCCGGTCCGACTCAAGGCCCGTGTCCTCAAGGCGCTTGAGAATCCGGCCAACGAGAAATGGATTTCTCCGATCAGCATTTGGGAACTGATGGTCCTGGTCGGGAAGGGCCGCATACGCCTGAACGCAGACGTGGAGGAATGGATTGCACAGGCGCTCCAAACGGCACCGGTCAGAGAAGCTCCTCTCACGACCGAAGTCGTTCTGGCCACTCGCAATATCCATTTGCCCCATCGAGATCCAGCCGACGGGTTTCTAGCGGCTACGGCCAAGGTCTTTGGTCTGACATTGGTCACAGCCGACGCCCGATTGCTCGCCACGAAGGGGATATCGTTTCTTCCAAACCGCTGA
- a CDS encoding glycosidase gives MTRRYTELFRRHTNNPILTAADWPYLVHTVFNPGAALLPNGTTLLLCRVEDRTGHSHLCAARSANGVDGWIIDPQPTLLADPEHYPEEMWGIEDPRITFVPELKQYAIVYTAYTRDGPGVALALTEDFSHFKRYGLIMQPEDKDAALLPHRIGGHWALIHRPVSAPVAHMWISYSSDLRQWGSHKLMLQARKGGWWDANKIGLSSPPIETPQGWLVIYHGVRQTAAGSIYRLGLALFDLQSPEKCLKRSAEWIFGPEQSYEQHGDVGKVVFPCGYTIAPDGDTLHLYYGAADTSIALATGSVRAILKWLEQSR, from the coding sequence ATGACCCGACGATATACCGAACTCTTTCGCCGTCATACCAATAACCCCATCTTGACCGCCGCCGATTGGCCGTATCTAGTCCACACCGTTTTTAATCCCGGGGCCGCATTACTGCCCAACGGAACCACCTTGTTGTTATGCCGTGTGGAGGACCGGACCGGACATTCCCACCTCTGTGCGGCGCGCTCCGCGAATGGCGTAGACGGCTGGATCATTGACCCCCAGCCCACGTTATTGGCGGACCCCGAGCACTATCCGGAGGAAATGTGGGGAATTGAAGACCCACGCATCACCTTCGTCCCCGAACTAAAGCAGTATGCCATTGTTTATACCGCCTACACCCGGGACGGTCCAGGCGTGGCCCTGGCGCTCACGGAGGATTTCTCCCACTTCAAACGCTATGGTTTGATCATGCAACCGGAAGACAAGGATGCCGCGCTCCTGCCTCATCGGATCGGCGGCCATTGGGCCTTGATCCATCGCCCCGTCAGCGCGCCCGTCGCGCACATGTGGATCTCCTACTCCTCCGACTTGCGCCAATGGGGCAGTCACAAGTTGATGCTGCAAGCCCGAAAGGGCGGGTGGTGGGACGCGAACAAGATTGGCCTCTCGTCTCCACCCATCGAAACCCCTCAGGGTTGGCTGGTGATTTACCATGGTGTAAGGCAGACAGCGGCTGGCTCCATCTATCGGCTGGGACTGGCCCTGTTTGATCTGCAATCGCCGGAGAAGTGCCTGAAACGGAGTGCCGAGTGGATTTTTGGGCCCGAGCAGTCCTACGAGCAACATGGAGATGTGGGCAAAGTCGTGTTTCCCTGCGGGTACACCATCGCCCCCGATGGCGACACACTCCATTTGTATTACGGCGCCGCCGATACAAGCATCGCCCTGGCCACCGGCAGTGTTCGCGCTATTCTGAAGTGGCTGGAACAATCCAGGTAG
- a CDS encoding amidohydrolase family protein, which translates to MKRSWIFLYTLSILLIGVVVAQAQPKAAPITAIKAGRLIDPETGTASINQVILVEGEKIKAVGPNLSIPAGATVIDLSKLTVLPGLVDAHTHMALTYKERPENDYYYLTYITDSSPLRAIQAASNAIQLLNSGFTVVRDVGNNALYTDTALRQAIEQGWLPGPTVIPSGPMIGSTGGQFWPTPEMYKYHNIMFPEYIDANSPDEIVRAVRENMLFGARTIKLCIDCKPWGYSVEDIKLAIREAAKGGCKVEGHVQTPDGAQRAIDAGIYIIAHGDALTPEHHRQMAEKGIFLTGTDTPFTPYRGSEPAFKKTVALLRDAWEKKVPLTFSTDFDYWNDRMKDEKTGEWLSRGDLTIEFLKTWKEAGIPTADILRAMTINGYKAADIIQERGPIKPGFFADLIAVSGDPLADVDALRSVQFVMKNGMVFKRDVVMVPEKFFHPGPVRTPNGRWTR; encoded by the coding sequence ATGAAGCGTTCTTGGATATTCCTGTACACCCTGTCAATCCTGTTGATTGGTGTTGTTGTTGCGCAGGCACAACCGAAAGCCGCGCCGATCACCGCCATCAAGGCCGGCCGTCTCATTGATCCCGAGACCGGCACGGCGTCCATCAATCAGGTGATCCTCGTCGAAGGCGAAAAAATCAAGGCCGTCGGTCCAAATCTCTCGATCCCCGCGGGCGCGACGGTCATTGACCTGTCAAAGCTCACGGTGCTTCCCGGCCTCGTCGATGCACACACGCACATGGCGCTGACATACAAAGAGCGGCCGGAGAACGATTATTATTACCTCACCTACATTACCGATTCATCGCCCTTGCGGGCCATCCAGGCGGCCTCCAACGCCATTCAGCTTCTCAACTCCGGCTTCACCGTCGTCCGCGACGTCGGGAACAACGCGCTTTACACCGACACGGCCCTGCGTCAGGCGATCGAGCAGGGTTGGCTGCCCGGGCCCACCGTGATCCCTTCGGGGCCGATGATCGGCAGCACGGGCGGACAGTTCTGGCCGACGCCGGAAATGTACAAGTACCACAACATCATGTTCCCCGAATACATCGACGCCAACAGCCCCGACGAAATCGTCCGCGCAGTCCGGGAAAACATGCTGTTTGGAGCGAGAACGATCAAGCTGTGCATCGACTGCAAGCCGTGGGGCTATTCGGTGGAGGACATTAAGCTGGCCATCCGGGAAGCCGCGAAAGGCGGCTGCAAGGTCGAGGGACACGTGCAAACTCCCGACGGAGCACAGCGGGCCATCGACGCCGGCATCTACATCATCGCCCACGGCGATGCGTTGACCCCTGAACACCACCGACAAATGGCCGAGAAGGGGATATTCCTGACTGGCACCGATACACCGTTCACCCCTTACCGTGGGAGCGAGCCGGCCTTCAAAAAAACGGTTGCACTCCTTCGTGACGCCTGGGAAAAGAAGGTGCCGCTGACCTTCTCGACCGACTTCGATTATTGGAATGACCGGATGAAAGACGAAAAGACCGGCGAGTGGCTCAGCCGCGGTGATCTGACGATTGAGTTCCTCAAGACGTGGAAAGAGGCTGGCATTCCCACAGCTGACATCCTGCGAGCCATGACCATCAACGGCTACAAGGCCGCCGATATCATTCAAGAGCGCGGGCCGATCAAGCCGGGCTTCTTCGCCGATCTGATCGCTGTCTCGGGCGACCCGCTCGCCGACGTCGACGCCTTGCGATCTGTTCAATTCGTGATGAAGAACGGCATGGTTTTCAAGAGGGATGTCGTGATGGTGCCGGAAAAATTCTTCCACCCCGGTCCGGTCAGAACGCCCAATGGCAGGTGGACACGGTAA
- a CDS encoding ABC transporter permease, with translation MDTLWHDIQFSFRMLQRKPGFAAVAIITLALGLGANTAIFSVVNAVLLRPLSYRDADQLVVILHQGHNPVAAANFVDWRSQNHSFEAMGAAEYWTPNLTGLDQPERLWALKVTSDLLPALGVAPRMGRVFITEEEERGKERVVVLSYGLWQRRFSGDPKVLGQSLALDGESYTVVGVMPRDFMFAPFWATKAELWAPLALGNRVTNRSGNSLRVFARLKSGVTLEQARSEMATITGRLEKEFPGTNRDVTVLPLKEKVVGGIRPALLVLLSAVGFVLLIACANVAHMLLARAAERQKEFAIRTALGAGRFRMVRQFLVESLMLAFMGGGVGLLLAIWGIRVVVRLSPVIIPRVDTIGLDGRVLVFLFGSVLLTGVGFGLAPAMQASTLPMSESLKEGGRGSIEGTRHSSLRSLLVTSEFALALMLLAGAGLMIRSFFALQAIDPGFNPHHLMTMVVSVAGSQETEPHRRATFYQEALQRIRALPGVESASVINHLPIAGDLWGWPFSIEGRPLARPGEAPTAVYRVVLPGYFHTMNIPILRGRDLTADDILSAPGVVVVNEQLVHECFPGEDPIGKRVTFDDPSKIPSWVTIVGVVKNVKQQDWAGIPESEIYLPFLQNRALLENSASPFAYLTLVVRTTGDPAALAPALKNGIWSLDRNVTLSEVQTMDQVVAESNAQPHFHLLLLGVFAAVALVLAAVGIYGVISYSVSRRTHEVGVRMALGARSHDVLKLVVGQGLKLALIGLSVGFMGAFALTRLMAGLLYGVSATDPATFSIMALLLLAVALVASYLPARRATRIDPIVALRCE, from the coding sequence ATGGACACTCTCTGGCATGATATTCAGTTCAGCTTCCGGATGCTCCAAAGGAAACCGGGATTTGCTGCTGTTGCAATTATCACCCTGGCCTTGGGGTTGGGGGCGAACACTGCGATCTTCAGCGTGGTCAACGCGGTCCTGCTGAGGCCCCTCTCTTACAGAGATGCCGATCAGTTGGTCGTGATCCTGCATCAGGGGCACAATCCCGTGGCAGCCGCAAATTTTGTCGATTGGAGAAGCCAGAATCACTCTTTCGAAGCCATGGGAGCGGCAGAATACTGGACTCCCAACCTGACCGGTCTTGATCAACCGGAACGTCTGTGGGCCCTGAAGGTGACTTCGGATCTGCTCCCCGCATTGGGTGTTGCACCGCGGATGGGACGTGTCTTTATCACGGAAGAGGAGGAGCGCGGAAAAGAGCGTGTCGTCGTCCTCAGCTATGGCCTGTGGCAACGGCGTTTTTCTGGTGACCCGAAGGTCCTCGGCCAGAGCCTGGCGCTCGACGGCGAGTCCTATACTGTCGTCGGTGTCATGCCGCGCGACTTTATGTTTGCCCCCTTTTGGGCCACGAAAGCTGAACTTTGGGCTCCGCTGGCCTTAGGTAATCGAGTCACGAACCGGAGCGGCAACAGCCTCCGTGTGTTTGCCCGCCTCAAATCCGGCGTCACGCTGGAGCAGGCGCGGAGTGAGATGGCCACCATTACTGGCCGGCTTGAAAAGGAATTTCCGGGGACGAACCGGGACGTGACTGTTCTCCCCTTGAAGGAGAAGGTGGTGGGGGGCATCCGACCGGCGCTCCTCGTGCTGCTCAGTGCCGTGGGTTTCGTTCTGCTGATCGCCTGCGCCAACGTCGCCCACATGCTCCTGGCACGAGCCGCTGAGCGCCAGAAGGAATTTGCCATCCGGACGGCACTGGGGGCCGGTCGATTTCGGATGGTCAGGCAGTTCCTGGTCGAAAGCCTCATGCTCGCGTTCATGGGAGGCGGTGTGGGCTTACTGCTTGCGATATGGGGCATCCGGGTTGTGGTCAGACTCAGCCCGGTGATCATCCCGCGGGTCGACACCATCGGGCTCGACGGCCGGGTCCTCGTTTTCCTTTTCGGCAGCGTGTTGTTGACCGGTGTCGGTTTCGGCCTTGCCCCCGCCATGCAGGCATCCACGCTCCCTATGAGCGAATCACTCAAGGAAGGTGGCCGAGGATCGATTGAAGGGACTCGCCACAGCAGCCTGCGCAGCCTCCTGGTGACTTCTGAGTTTGCCCTGGCGCTGATGCTGCTGGCGGGCGCCGGGCTGATGATTCGCAGCTTCTTTGCGCTTCAGGCGATCGACCCCGGATTCAATCCGCACCATCTCATGACGATGGTGGTTTCTGTTGCCGGCTCGCAGGAAACAGAACCTCACCGGCGGGCCACCTTCTACCAGGAGGCGCTTCAAAGGATTCGGGCCCTGCCCGGGGTGGAGTCCGCCAGCGTCATCAACCACCTCCCGATAGCAGGTGATCTCTGGGGGTGGCCCTTTTCGATTGAGGGGAGACCGTTGGCGCGCCCCGGCGAAGCGCCGACTGCCGTCTACCGAGTGGTTCTGCCGGGCTACTTTCACACCATGAATATCCCCATTCTGCGCGGCCGCGACCTCACTGCGGACGACATCCTGAGCGCTCCCGGAGTGGTCGTGGTCAATGAACAGTTGGTCCACGAATGCTTTCCCGGGGAGGACCCCATCGGGAAGCGCGTTACCTTCGATGATCCATCCAAAATCCCTTCGTGGGTCACCATTGTTGGAGTTGTAAAGAACGTTAAGCAACAGGACTGGGCGGGGATTCCCGAGAGTGAGATCTATCTCCCATTCCTTCAAAATCGGGCACTGCTGGAGAATTCGGCATCTCCATTCGCATACCTGACTCTGGTCGTGCGCACGACAGGAGACCCGGCTGCCCTGGCGCCCGCCCTTAAGAACGGAATCTGGTCGCTCGATAGAAACGTGACCCTTTCCGAGGTCCAAACGATGGACCAAGTCGTGGCTGAATCCAATGCGCAACCACACTTCCACCTGCTCCTGCTGGGTGTATTCGCTGCCGTTGCGCTCGTCCTGGCGGCGGTGGGCATCTACGGGGTGATAAGCTATTCGGTTTCACGCCGCACTCATGAGGTGGGTGTTCGCATGGCGCTGGGGGCACGATCCCACGATGTTCTCAAGCTGGTGGTGGGCCAGGGGCTGAAGCTGGCTTTGATCGGGCTGTCTGTCGGATTTATGGGAGCCTTCGCCCTGACACGTCTGATGGCGGGTTTATTGTATGGGGTGAGCGCAACCGATCCCGCCACCTTTTCCATCATGGCGCTGCTCCTCCTGGCAGTAGCCCTGGTGGCCAGTTACCTGCCGGCCCGGCGCGCTACCCGGATCGATCCGATCGTGGCGCTGCGGTGTGAATGA
- a CDS encoding ABC transporter permease, with amino-acid sequence MQILLQDLRYGLRLLIKSPGFTAVAVLTLALGIGANTAIFSVVRAALLTPVPIPEPDRVVMVWTENPSRGWHNVPASGPDYMDWKNESGVFSKLAAFEDEGFSLRLADRTERVPGVRATAELLEISGAKTQLGRIFQPQDQDPGHEAVVILTDGLWRSHLGSDPNILGKTIVLNGAPRTVIGVLTKDFVNLEEEQIYAPMVFSGPRDTERGSRHLGVMGRLRPGLSLEAAQQRMVEFTRRMEQQFPREWGGGVVRLQPVEAAYVEDIEVLLWILFGVVGLVLLIACVNVANLSLARSTGRQKEMAIRTALGASRNGLVRQLLTESVLLAVLGGLLGILPALWGIDFITSFGLGSLPNLKLIRLDGGVLLFTLFISMATGVLFGLVPAMQVWKTNLNEALKESTTTLSGGARHRMGRVLVAGEVALTFVLLIVAGVMLRTFLRVRSAYPGYDSRSVLTLNIALSDRQYPTPQKQVAFFDAVLERIRALPGVQSVGACDALPPSDDVHGSALHIEGRPESRLTKQPIVLHDAVTPDYFKSMQIPLLHGRLIDERDQIDTVLVALVDEWTAKQNWPNEDPLGKRFRLEEKDPWREIVGVVGDVKRPVLTFLVKGQLGQVYYPLTQDSKTTMSLAVRTVGDPAGLAPAVREVVRGVDADQPVFKVQSLNTARAASIASQRLAALLLGSFATVALLLAVIGIYGVVSFSVGQRTREIGIRMALGAERGTILKLVLRQGGILMLAGLGIGLAGGVALTRLLSHLPFGVRPADVATFAAAALVLAGAALLAIYFPARRATRVDPLVALRYE; translated from the coding sequence ATGCAAATACTCCTACAAGACCTTCGTTATGGCTTGCGGTTGCTGATCAAGAGCCCGGGCTTCACTGCGGTTGCCGTCCTGACGTTGGCACTGGGGATCGGCGCCAACACCGCCATCTTCAGCGTGGTTCGTGCAGCCCTTCTGACTCCGGTACCCATTCCCGAGCCGGATCGAGTGGTGATGGTGTGGACGGAGAATCCCTCGCGCGGCTGGCACAATGTGCCTGCTTCCGGGCCGGATTACATGGACTGGAAAAACGAGAGCGGGGTGTTTTCAAAACTGGCGGCCTTTGAAGATGAAGGCTTCAGTCTCCGCCTGGCAGACCGGACCGAGCGTGTGCCGGGGGTTCGAGCAACTGCTGAGTTGCTTGAAATTTCGGGGGCGAAAACGCAGCTAGGCCGGATCTTTCAGCCCCAGGATCAAGATCCGGGCCATGAAGCCGTCGTTATCCTGACCGATGGCCTATGGCGATCCCATTTGGGGAGCGACCCCAATATTCTGGGAAAAACCATCGTGCTTAATGGAGCGCCCCGGACCGTCATCGGCGTGCTGACGAAGGATTTCGTTAACCTGGAAGAAGAGCAGATTTATGCGCCCATGGTTTTCTCGGGACCTCGTGACACCGAACGTGGCAGTCGTCACCTGGGAGTGATGGGACGGCTTCGCCCGGGCTTGAGTCTCGAGGCGGCGCAGCAGCGGATGGTGGAGTTCACTCGCCGCATGGAGCAGCAGTTTCCCCGGGAGTGGGGAGGAGGCGTCGTCCGGCTGCAGCCGGTTGAAGCGGCCTATGTGGAAGACATCGAGGTTTTGCTGTGGATTCTTTTTGGGGTCGTGGGCTTGGTCCTGTTGATTGCCTGTGTCAATGTGGCAAACCTTTCGTTGGCGCGCAGCACCGGGCGCCAGAAGGAGATGGCGATTCGCACGGCCCTGGGGGCGAGCCGCAACGGGCTCGTCCGGCAGCTGCTGACGGAGAGCGTGCTCCTGGCTGTTCTGGGAGGTCTCCTGGGAATTTTGCCGGCCCTCTGGGGGATCGATTTCATCACTTCATTCGGCCTTGGCAGCCTGCCCAACCTCAAACTGATCCGGCTCGATGGAGGCGTTCTTCTTTTCACATTGTTTATTTCAATGGCGACGGGTGTCCTGTTTGGGTTGGTGCCTGCCATGCAGGTCTGGAAGACCAACTTGAACGAGGCCCTGAAGGAGTCGACCACAACCCTGAGTGGGGGTGCGCGCCATCGCATGGGACGTGTCCTGGTTGCCGGCGAAGTCGCATTGACGTTCGTGCTCCTGATTGTGGCCGGGGTCATGCTTAGAACCTTCCTGCGGGTGCGCTCAGCCTATCCGGGATATGACTCTCGCAGTGTGCTGACCCTCAATATTGCACTTTCGGATCGTCAATACCCAACCCCGCAAAAGCAGGTCGCTTTTTTCGATGCGGTCTTGGAGCGGATCCGGGCGCTTCCGGGGGTTCAGAGCGTCGGGGCTTGCGACGCCCTTCCTCCCAGCGATGATGTCCATGGATCCGCCCTCCACATTGAAGGCCGCCCGGAGTCTCGACTGACCAAGCAACCGATCGTCCTCCATGATGCCGTCACGCCGGACTATTTCAAGTCGATGCAAATTCCCCTTTTGCACGGAAGACTCATCGACGAAAGAGACCAGATCGACACGGTCCTGGTGGCCCTGGTGGATGAATGGACGGCCAAACAGAATTGGCCCAACGAGGATCCCCTGGGCAAAAGGTTCAGATTGGAGGAGAAGGATCCTTGGCGGGAAATCGTGGGAGTGGTCGGCGACGTGAAGCGCCCCGTCCTCACTTTCCTCGTGAAAGGTCAGTTGGGCCAGGTCTATTACCCGCTCACCCAGGATTCGAAGACCACGATGTCACTCGCGGTTCGCACCGTTGGCGATCCCGCGGGCCTGGCGCCAGCCGTGCGAGAGGTGGTACGGGGTGTGGATGCGGACCAGCCCGTGTTTAAGGTGCAGAGCCTGAATACGGCGCGGGCGGCCAGCATCGCGTCCCAGCGTCTGGCTGCCTTGCTTCTGGGCAGCTTTGCGACCGTGGCATTGCTCCTGGCGGTGATTGGGATTTACGGTGTGGTGTCATTCAGCGTCGGCCAACGGACAAGGGAGATCGGCATTCGCATGGCCCTCGGAGCAGAACGGGGGACGATTTTGAAGCTGGTCTTAAGACAAGGCGGGATTCTCATGCTGGCCGGCTTGGGAATCGGTCTGGCGGGTGGGGTTGCCTTGACGCGACTTCTGTCTCACTTGCCTTTCGGAGTGCGTCCAGCGGACGTCGCGACTTTTGCCGCGGCCGCTCTGGTGTTGGCAGGCGCGGCGCTGCTTGCCATCTATTTTCCTGCCCGCCGCGCCACCCGAGTCGATCCCCTGGTGGCGTTGCGGTATGAGTGA
- a CDS encoding nuclear transport factor 2 family protein, whose protein sequence is MNAEAESLAAEDRFFDALLEGDTEVLDQVLADDFILIDVMTGSEIPKPSLLAVIGAGQLRFDIIERAGHLVRIYQTTAVITGRTRIKGRFANASFATSSRYTHVYVEQPGGWRLVAAQGTPIAAGPELPTA, encoded by the coding sequence ATGAACGCTGAAGCGGAATCACTTGCAGCAGAGGATCGGTTCTTCGACGCCCTGCTCGAAGGCGACACGGAAGTCCTGGACCAGGTCTTGGCCGACGATTTCATCCTCATCGATGTCATGACCGGATCGGAGATTCCCAAGCCATCACTGCTCGCCGTCATTGGAGCAGGACAGCTCAGGTTCGACATTATCGAGCGTGCCGGGCATCTTGTGCGCATCTATCAGACGACCGCCGTGATCACAGGCCGAACGCGAATAAAGGGAAGGTTTGCGAACGCTTCCTTTGCCACGAGCAGCCGGTACACCCACGTTTATGTGGAGCAGCCAGGTGGATGGCGCCTCGTCGCGGCCCAGGGAACGCCGATCGCAGCGGGGCCTGAACTCCCCACGGCCTGA
- a CDS encoding DUF2569 domain-containing protein, translated as MKTSSFAEVEERYALLSAEEFAAIDRANLTDEAQAAYDEEATRRGIAGSTAAKSTEVETLVVPQASQYVGVRGWLLLLCLALTVFSPIATVFFLVANYQGAAQYFEQFPGLRLIGQIDIVLSVGMMAFSVYAGVGLWRKKHNAVRIAKAYLWTYLGYSIVASGLPFAAGLPSSTHEAMIIEVVKNLFRSLLFFALWYAYLNGSKRVKATFPAGSSM; from the coding sequence ATGAAAACATCATCGTTTGCAGAGGTGGAAGAACGGTATGCTTTGCTGAGCGCGGAGGAGTTTGCCGCGATCGATCGGGCCAACCTGACCGACGAAGCTCAAGCGGCCTACGACGAGGAGGCTACCCGCCGCGGGATCGCAGGATCGACGGCCGCGAAATCCACGGAGGTAGAAACATTGGTGGTACCCCAGGCATCCCAATATGTGGGCGTGCGAGGATGGCTCCTGCTCCTTTGCCTTGCCCTCACGGTGTTTAGCCCCATTGCCACGGTGTTTTTCCTGGTAGCGAACTACCAGGGCGCCGCTCAATACTTCGAGCAATTTCCGGGACTGAGGTTGATCGGCCAGATTGATATTGTCCTGAGTGTCGGCATGATGGCCTTCAGCGTGTACGCGGGCGTGGGCCTGTGGCGGAAGAAACATAATGCGGTCCGGATCGCAAAGGCGTATCTCTGGACCTACCTCGGATACTCGATCGTAGCGAGCGGCCTGCCCTTTGCCGCAGGCCTTCCATCGTCCACCCATGAGGCGATGATTATTGAAGTCGTGAAGAACCTGTTTCGCTCTCTGTTGTTTTTTGCCCTGTGGTATGCCTATCTGAATGGATCAAAGCGCGTCAAGGCGACATTTCCAGCCGGTTCGTCCATGTGA
- a CDS encoding type II toxin-antitoxin system Phd/YefM family antitoxin — MEEIAISKFKATCLAILERVRQTRRPIRVTRFGEPVAEVVPPSQKAKKGRWLGSMAGTIEIKGDIIAPASAENDWEVLNS; from the coding sequence ATGGAAGAAATCGCCATCTCGAAGTTCAAAGCAACTTGTCTGGCCATCCTCGAGCGTGTGCGCCAGACGCGGCGCCCGATCCGAGTCACCCGGTTTGGGGAGCCCGTGGCGGAGGTTGTCCCCCCTTCCCAGAAAGCGAAAAAGGGACGGTGGCTTGGCTCCATGGCCGGCACGATTGAGATCAAGGGCGATATTATTGCTCCCGCGAGTGCCGAGAATGATTGGGAGGTCCTTAACTCTTGA
- a CDS encoding heavy metal-responsive transcriptional regulator, with product MTGPSTRTGFFSIGELARAVGVSPDILRHYERKGVLAKPIRLPNRYRRFPASVLERVRLVRRALALGFTLDELARILNVRDRGGAPCRQARDLAARKLSEIEQRFREMRILRREFRTLLKDWDRRLAKTPTRRAYLLETLTAKKKIRPLGASRSTFLMLQNSKRRKQ from the coding sequence ATGACAGGACCGTCGACTCGGACCGGGTTCTTCAGCATTGGTGAACTGGCGAGAGCCGTTGGGGTGAGTCCCGACATCTTGCGGCATTATGAGCGAAAGGGTGTGTTGGCTAAACCCATTCGCCTCCCTAACAGGTATCGCCGATTTCCGGCATCGGTGTTGGAACGCGTGCGCCTCGTTCGGCGTGCCCTGGCCCTTGGATTTACTCTCGATGAGTTGGCCCGAATCCTGAATGTCCGGGATCGGGGAGGTGCGCCGTGTCGGCAGGCCCGGGACCTGGCCGCGAGGAAACTCTCCGAAATCGAGCAGCGGTTTCGGGAGATGCGAATACTGCGCCGTGAGTTTCGCACTCTCTTAAAGGATTGGGACCGGCGGCTGGCCAAGACACCCACCAGGCGCGCCTACCTTCTGGAGACTCTAACGGCGAAGAAAAAAATCCGGCCGCTCGGCGCGTCCCGTTCAACCTTCTTAATGTTGCAGAATTCCAAAAGGAGAAAACAATAA